A region of Bacillus tuaregi DNA encodes the following proteins:
- a CDS encoding terminase large subunit yields the protein MYDEEKAKHAVNFINCLKHTKGQWRGVPFDLLPWQDKIIRDVFGTVKENGYRQYNTAYIEIPKKNGKSEIAAAVALLMTCADNEWGAEVYGCASDRQQASIVFDVAVEMVDQSPALRKRFKPIMSMKRLVYKPTNSFYQVLSAEAYTKHGLNVHSVVFDELHAQPNRELFDVMTKGSGDARLQPLFFLITTAGTDRNSICYEVHQKAVDIIEGRKIDPTFYPVIYGIKDDDDWTDEKNWYKANPSLDHTIDIEKVRNAFISAKENPAEENIFRQLRLNQWVKQSTRWMQMEKWDACDEPVDFDSLRGRECFAGLDLSSTTDITAFVLVFPPRTEDEKFIVLPYFWIPDENLKVRVRRDHVPYDIWEKQGYIKTTEGNVVHYGFIEAFIEELGTKYNIKEIAFDRWGAVQMVQNLEGMGFTVVPFGQGYKDMSPASKELMKITLEKRIVHGGNPVLRWMMDNIFVKTDPAGNIKPDKEKSTERIDGAVALIMALDRAIRNENRESVYDGRGILIL from the coding sequence GTGTATGACGAGGAAAAGGCAAAGCATGCCGTTAACTTTATCAACTGCCTAAAGCATACAAAAGGTCAGTGGCGAGGGGTTCCTTTTGATCTTTTGCCTTGGCAGGACAAAATCATCCGAGATGTATTTGGTACGGTCAAAGAAAATGGCTATCGGCAATATAATACAGCTTATATTGAGATTCCGAAGAAAAATGGAAAGAGCGAAATAGCTGCTGCCGTAGCTTTATTGATGACTTGTGCTGACAATGAGTGGGGAGCAGAAGTTTATGGTTGTGCTTCTGACAGACAACAGGCATCGATTGTTTTTGACGTTGCAGTGGAGATGGTGGATCAGTCGCCAGCCCTTAGGAAAAGATTCAAGCCTATCATGTCAATGAAACGGTTGGTCTATAAACCTACTAATAGCTTTTATCAGGTGCTTTCAGCAGAGGCATATACAAAGCATGGTCTTAATGTTCACTCGGTTGTCTTTGACGAACTGCATGCCCAACCGAACCGAGAGCTATTTGATGTTATGACAAAAGGTTCTGGTGATGCCCGACTTCAGCCGCTGTTCTTTTTAATCACGACAGCAGGTACAGACCGAAATTCAATCTGCTATGAAGTGCATCAAAAAGCGGTAGACATCATCGAGGGAAGGAAGATTGACCCTACATTCTACCCAGTCATTTACGGAATCAAAGACGACGATGATTGGACTGATGAAAAGAACTGGTATAAGGCCAATCCATCATTGGACCATACCATTGACATAGAGAAAGTTAGAAATGCATTTATTAGTGCAAAGGAAAATCCAGCGGAAGAAAATATCTTCAGGCAACTGAGGCTGAATCAATGGGTGAAACAATCCACTCGTTGGATGCAAATGGAGAAATGGGATGCTTGTGATGAGCCTGTTGATTTTGACAGCCTCCGGGGAAGAGAGTGTTTTGCTGGGCTGGACCTTTCAAGCACAACTGATATTACAGCTTTTGTATTGGTTTTTCCACCAAGAACAGAAGATGAGAAATTCATTGTTCTCCCCTACTTTTGGATACCAGATGAAAACCTGAAAGTAAGGGTTAGGAGAGACCATGTTCCTTATGATATTTGGGAAAAGCAAGGATATATCAAAACAACAGAAGGAAATGTCGTTCATTACGGATTCATTGAGGCTTTCATTGAAGAACTAGGTACGAAGTACAACATTAAAGAAATTGCTTTTGATAGATGGGGTGCTGTACAGATGGTCCAGAACCTTGAAGGAATGGGCTTCACCGTTGTTCCGTTTGGACAAGGGTACAAGGATATGTCACCAGCATCAAAAGAATTGATGAAAATAACCCTTGAGAAAAGAATCGTTCATGGTGGAAATCCAGTTTTAAGATGGATGATGGATAACATCTTTGTTAAAACAGATCCTGCAGGAAACATAAAGCCCGATAAAGAGAAAAGTACAGAACGTATTGATGGTGCTGTTGCTTTGATTATGGCACTGGACCGAGCGATTAGGAATGAAAATAGAGAAAGTGTTTATGATGGTCGAGGGATTTTAATCTTATAA
- a CDS encoding DUF6329 domain-containing protein — protein MKALFGRKVSNLAELKEITKEAIKQGQQGQTYIVTKEVELEDKDFHNFANDFFNDQPWITEEDGGVNQNREARCIRVIDKDTGETVLVNSEGYSYPRYTAIEND, from the coding sequence ATGAAAGCATTGTTTGGAAGGAAAGTTAGTAATCTAGCGGAGCTGAAGGAAATCACTAAAGAAGCCATTAAGCAAGGACAGCAAGGTCAAACCTACATCGTAACAAAAGAAGTGGAGTTAGAAGATAAGGATTTTCATAACTTTGCAAATGACTTCTTTAACGACCAGCCTTGGATCACTGAGGAAGACGGTGGAGTGAATCAGAACCGAGAGGCACGCTGCATTAGAGTGATCGACAAAGATACGGGTGAAACAGTTTTAGTGAACAGCGAAGGCTATAGTTATCCAAGATATACAGCAATTGAAAACGACTAG
- a CDS encoding DUF1492 domain-containing protein → MNAKEYLSQALQLDQRINSKLVQVSMLRDLALKTTSVLQDDKVQSTKQQSPMESALVKLMSLEEEINDDIDHLIDLKRELATFVSEIQNPSYRLLLELRYLSGSTWEEVAAIMGYDVRWVYRLHRKALKEATERLESSPVECI, encoded by the coding sequence GTGAACGCAAAAGAATATTTATCCCAGGCTCTTCAGCTTGATCAGAGAATAAACAGTAAACTTGTACAAGTTTCGATGTTACGAGACCTTGCTTTGAAAACAACATCCGTCCTTCAGGATGACAAAGTCCAAAGTACAAAACAGCAATCACCAATGGAAAGTGCCCTCGTTAAGTTAATGAGCCTTGAGGAGGAAATCAATGACGACATTGATCATTTGATTGATTTAAAACGTGAGTTGGCTACCTTCGTTTCTGAAATACAGAATCCCTCCTACCGACTACTTCTTGAGCTTCGTTATCTTAGTGGTAGTACATGGGAAGAAGTCGCTGCCATCATGGGGTATGATGTACGATGGGTTTATCGCTTGCATCGGAAAGCGTTGAAAGAAGCAACGGAACGATTAGAAAGTAGCCCGGTGGAATGCATATGA
- a CDS encoding site-specific DNA-methyltransferase — MEFNKLPIDDLIPASYNPRKKLKPGDSEFEKIKNSIEQFGYVEPVIVNQDMTVIGGHQRITVLKTLGFTEIDCVVIDIDKTKEKALNIALNKISGEWNKELLADLIQDLQSLDYDVSFTGFDPPEIDQLFNEVHDKDITEDDFDVEKELAEPAITQKGDVWLLGRHRLVCGDSTDPEVYQVLMNGQKANLVVTDPPYNVNYSSQAGSIQNDNMKDEEFYNFLLKAYKNMAASMEKDASIYVFHADTEGYNFRKAFKDAGFYLSGVCIWAKQSLVLGRSPYQWKHEPILFGWLKEGKHNWYADRKQSTIWNFDRPSKNALHPTMKPVNLCAYPIQNSSMSNCIVLDPFGGSGSTLMACEQTNRICYTIELDEKYADAIVKRYIEHVGTDANVYLERDGEKLSYSDVPKPVLDEIL, encoded by the coding sequence ATGGAGTTTAATAAACTACCGATTGATGATTTAATTCCTGCGAGTTATAACCCCAGGAAAAAGCTAAAGCCGGGGGACAGTGAATTTGAAAAGATTAAAAATAGTATTGAGCAATTTGGTTATGTAGAACCTGTCATTGTCAATCAGGATATGACGGTGATCGGTGGGCACCAAAGAATCACGGTCTTAAAGACGTTAGGGTTTACAGAAATAGACTGTGTAGTTATCGATATTGATAAGACAAAAGAAAAAGCGCTTAATATTGCTTTGAATAAAATCAGTGGTGAATGGAACAAGGAATTGTTAGCGGACCTTATTCAAGATTTGCAGTCTTTGGACTATGATGTTTCGTTTACCGGTTTTGACCCACCAGAAATCGATCAGCTTTTTAATGAGGTACATGATAAAGATATTACGGAAGACGATTTTGATGTTGAAAAGGAATTAGCTGAACCAGCTATTACCCAAAAAGGTGACGTATGGTTACTTGGTAGGCATCGTTTAGTTTGTGGGGACAGTACAGATCCGGAAGTTTATCAAGTTCTCATGAATGGGCAGAAGGCAAATCTTGTCGTAACGGACCCGCCTTACAACGTCAATTACTCTTCACAAGCAGGTAGTATCCAGAACGATAACATGAAAGATGAAGAGTTTTATAACTTCTTACTCAAAGCCTATAAGAATATGGCTGCTAGTATGGAAAAGGATGCATCCATCTATGTGTTCCATGCGGATACGGAAGGTTACAACTTTAGAAAGGCTTTCAAGGATGCAGGCTTTTACTTATCGGGTGTTTGCATCTGGGCCAAGCAGAGTCTGGTTCTTGGAAGAAGTCCATACCAATGGAAACATGAACCGATTCTATTTGGTTGGTTAAAGGAAGGTAAACATAACTGGTACGCCGATCGTAAGCAGAGCACTATCTGGAACTTCGATAGACCGTCGAAGAATGCTCTTCACCCAACGATGAAGCCGGTTAACTTGTGTGCCTATCCGATTCAAAACAGTAGCATGAGCAATTGCATCGTGCTGGATCCTTTTGGCGGGAGCGGGTCTACTCTTATGGCTTGCGAACAAACCAACCGAATCTGCTATACGATTGAACTGGATGAAAAATACGCAGATGCAATTGTCAAACGGTATATCGAACATGTTGGAACGGATGCGAATGTTTATCTGGAAAGAGACGGAGAGAAGCTATCGTATTCAGATGTTCCTAAACCTGTATTAGATGAAATATTATAG
- a CDS encoding phage major capsid protein: MSKVLELREKRAKAWEQTKAFLDSKRGEDGILSAEDTSTYEKMEAEVVNLGKEIDRLERQQAIDLELSKPINQPITSKPTGAEGQKTGRATDEYREAFWKSMRNKSNYEVQNALKVGTDSEGGYLAPDEFERTLIESLEEENIFRSLAKVITTSSGDRKIPVVASKGTASWVDEEGLIPESDDSFGQVSIGAYKLATMIKVSEELLNDSVFNLEAYIAKEFARRIGAKEEEAFFVGDGTGKPTGIFNATGGAELGVTGTSATAVSVDEIMDLFYSLKSPYRKKAIFVMNDATIKLIRKLKDGNGQYLWQPSIQAGQPDTILNRPVKTSAYVPTVEAGAKTIAFGDFGYYWVADRQGRSFQRLNELYAATGQVGFKATQRVDGKLILPEAIKVLQQKG, encoded by the coding sequence ATGAGTAAAGTATTAGAACTGCGTGAAAAGCGAGCAAAAGCATGGGAACAAACAAAAGCATTTCTTGATTCAAAAAGAGGGGAAGATGGAATTCTTTCTGCGGAAGATACATCCACCTATGAAAAGATGGAGGCAGAGGTTGTTAATCTCGGGAAGGAAATTGACCGATTAGAAAGACAGCAAGCCATCGATTTAGAACTTTCCAAACCGATTAACCAGCCGATTACTTCAAAGCCAACGGGTGCTGAAGGTCAAAAAACTGGGCGAGCTACAGATGAGTATAGGGAAGCGTTCTGGAAATCAATGAGAAACAAAAGTAACTATGAAGTACAGAATGCCCTAAAGGTTGGAACGGATTCCGAGGGTGGTTATCTTGCACCAGATGAGTTTGAAAGAACGCTTATTGAATCGCTAGAAGAGGAAAATATCTTCCGGTCATTAGCCAAGGTCATCACGACTTCCTCAGGAGATCGTAAAATTCCGGTGGTTGCTTCAAAAGGAACCGCTTCATGGGTGGATGAAGAAGGACTGATTCCTGAATCGGATGATAGCTTTGGACAAGTTTCGATTGGAGCTTATAAATTAGCCACCATGATTAAAGTGTCCGAGGAACTTTTAAATGATAGTGTGTTTAATCTTGAAGCGTATATTGCAAAAGAATTTGCCAGACGGATTGGTGCCAAAGAAGAGGAAGCTTTCTTTGTTGGAGATGGTACCGGAAAACCGACTGGTATTTTTAATGCCACGGGTGGAGCTGAGCTTGGTGTGACTGGAACTTCTGCAACGGCTGTTTCAGTGGATGAGATTATGGATTTATTCTATTCCTTAAAATCACCGTATCGTAAAAAGGCAATTTTCGTCATGAATGATGCAACGATCAAGCTGATTCGAAAGCTAAAAGATGGGAATGGGCAGTACTTATGGCAGCCTTCGATCCAAGCGGGTCAACCTGATACGATTTTAAATCGTCCTGTGAAAACATCTGCTTATGTACCAACGGTTGAAGCGGGAGCCAAGACGATTGCTTTTGGTGACTTTGGGTATTACTGGGTAGCCGATAGACAAGGTCGTTCTTTTCAGCGACTAAATGAACTGTATGCGGCAACTGGCCAAGTTGGATTTAAGGCAACGCAAAGGGTAGATGGGAAATTAATTCTTCCTGAAGCAATCAAAGTGCTTCAACAGAAAGGGTAG
- a CDS encoding head-tail connector protein — MEDLLSKVKQNLILNHDEDDSLLSSFITAAISYAESYQKKPEGFYQKNPMHPTTEQAVIMLSSHFYESRDGSTGGFFADNVEASKQVWNVINMLLRLNKDVII; from the coding sequence ATGGAGGATTTATTATCGAAGGTGAAACAAAACTTAATCCTAAACCATGATGAAGATGATAGCCTGCTTTCCAGCTTCATCACTGCAGCTATTTCCTATGCAGAGAGCTATCAAAAGAAACCTGAGGGCTTTTATCAAAAGAATCCGATGCATCCAACGACCGAACAAGCTGTCATCATGCTATCATCTCACTTTTACGAAAGTCGGGATGGTAGCACGGGTGGCTTTTTTGCTGACAATGTAGAAGCGAGTAAACAAGTATGGAATGTGATCAATATGCTGCTCCGCCTCAATAAGGACGTGATCATATGA
- a CDS encoding helix-turn-helix domain-containing protein, with protein sequence MTEAERQQIYNLRLKGVGYKAIAAVLGKSRDTVRIFCKQNGLDGDAKVVALNVKEQMKNHVLCSSCGKLLKQKGRGRIRKFCSDECRRIWWNENPQARTKRETAIYNYMCPQCEKTFSCYGNKKRKFCSHDCYIKYRFWSEEDGV encoded by the coding sequence ATGACCGAAGCCGAGAGACAACAAATCTATAACTTGCGGCTTAAAGGTGTTGGATATAAAGCGATCGCTGCGGTATTGGGAAAGTCTCGTGATACTGTACGTATCTTTTGTAAACAAAATGGTCTAGACGGGGATGCAAAAGTTGTTGCATTAAATGTGAAAGAACAAATGAAGAACCATGTACTCTGCTCCTCCTGCGGTAAACTCCTTAAACAAAAGGGACGAGGTAGGATTCGGAAGTTTTGCTCTGATGAATGCCGCCGAATATGGTGGAATGAAAATCCCCAAGCGAGAACGAAAAGAGAAACAGCTATTTATAACTATATGTGTCCACAATGCGAGAAAACGTTCAGTTGCTACGGAAACAAGAAACGAAAGTTCTGTAGCCATGATTGTTATATCAAATATAGATTTTGGAGTGAAGAAGATGGAGTTTAA
- a CDS encoding HK97-gp10 family putative phage morphogenesis protein gives MARAGVKMPDDFLERISKLNRHFDDIVPRVLEKGAEPVVQKAKSNLAARIGQGTKEPSQSTGELVASLETTKAVQDAKGDWNLRVGIPTTKDSKGVSNALKAAVLEYGKSGQPPKPWLKPTKSATRKACVEAMEKALDKEIERL, from the coding sequence ATGGCAAGAGCAGGAGTGAAAATGCCAGATGACTTTTTGGAAAGAATCTCAAAACTAAACCGTCACTTTGATGACATTGTACCAAGAGTGCTAGAAAAGGGTGCTGAACCTGTCGTTCAGAAGGCTAAAAGCAATCTAGCGGCGAGAATTGGTCAGGGTACAAAAGAACCCTCTCAGTCTACAGGAGAATTAGTGGCTTCCCTAGAAACCACAAAGGCGGTACAAGATGCGAAAGGTGACTGGAACCTAAGGGTGGGGATTCCAACAACCAAGGACAGCAAAGGGGTTTCTAATGCCCTGAAGGCAGCTGTGCTGGAGTATGGAAAATCAGGTCAGCCCCCTAAACCTTGGTTGAAACCGACCAAGTCAGCAACAAGAAAAGCCTGTGTGGAGGCGATGGAAAAGGCATTGGATAAGGAGATTGAAAGACTATGA
- a CDS encoding HNH endonuclease, producing the protein MPMKPKKPCKHNGCPLLTDDKYCEFHAKLHVDDRANANERGYDSRWRKASKRFLNAHPLCKHCGQKGKLTQATVVDHIKPHRGDQKLFWDESNWQPLCKRCHDRKTRTEDQFPVYSF; encoded by the coding sequence ATGCCAATGAAACCAAAGAAGCCGTGCAAACACAACGGTTGTCCTTTGTTAACGGACGACAAGTACTGTGAGTTTCATGCGAAGCTTCACGTAGATGATAGAGCTAATGCAAACGAGCGTGGTTATGATAGCCGTTGGAGGAAGGCAAGCAAACGGTTCTTGAACGCCCACCCTCTTTGCAAACACTGTGGGCAGAAAGGAAAGCTGACTCAAGCAACGGTGGTAGATCATATCAAACCTCATCGAGGAGACCAGAAACTGTTCTGGGATGAAAGTAACTGGCAACCTTTGTGTAAGAGGTGTCACGATCGGAAGACGAGAACAGAAGATCAGTTTCCTGTTTATTCTTTTTGA
- a CDS encoding phage portal protein: protein MKIPLLSRLFQSRDGPKNNFLGSTYSFFFGGTTSGKTVNERTAMQTTAVYACVRILAETIASLPLHLYRYTDNGKEKAVENSLYYKLHDEPNAEMTSFVFRETLMSHLLLWGNAYAQIIRDGRGNVLSLYPLLPDRMVVDRTSTGELFYEYRKDTGSVILRREEVLHIPGLGFDGLVGYSPIAMAKNAIGMALATEEYGAKFFANGANPGGVLEHPGVVKDPSKIRESWNAVYQGSSNAHRIAVLEEGMKFQSIGIPPEQAQFLETRKFQTEEICRIFRVPPHLVANLDKATFSNIEHQSISFIDNTIMPWVTRIEQSMKKALLSETDKKEYFIKFNLNGRLRGDAGSRAQFYQIMRQNGVMSANDIRELEEMNLIPEEQGGSKYLVNGNFVDMSKAGAWTEKYEEG, encoded by the coding sequence ATGAAAATACCACTTTTATCTAGACTATTTCAATCAAGAGATGGTCCAAAAAACAACTTTTTAGGAAGTACTTACAGCTTTTTCTTTGGTGGTACCACAAGTGGAAAAACAGTTAATGAAAGAACTGCGATGCAGACTACTGCCGTTTATGCTTGTGTGCGGATTCTAGCGGAGACCATCGCAAGTCTTCCGCTACATCTATACAGGTACACTGACAATGGGAAAGAAAAAGCAGTAGAAAACAGTTTATATTACAAGCTCCACGATGAGCCGAATGCCGAGATGACTTCGTTTGTGTTTAGGGAAACACTGATGAGTCATCTTTTATTATGGGGAAATGCCTATGCACAGATTATACGAGATGGCAGGGGCAATGTGCTTTCACTTTATCCTTTACTTCCAGACAGGATGGTAGTGGACAGAACTTCTACCGGGGAACTTTTCTATGAATATCGGAAAGACACGGGTTCGGTCATCCTACGAAGGGAAGAAGTGCTTCATATTCCTGGCCTTGGGTTTGATGGGCTCGTTGGATATTCACCGATTGCAATGGCTAAAAATGCAATTGGAATGGCCCTAGCCACTGAAGAATATGGAGCAAAGTTCTTCGCAAATGGAGCAAACCCAGGTGGTGTATTAGAGCATCCGGGAGTTGTAAAGGATCCTTCAAAGATCCGAGAAAGCTGGAATGCGGTTTATCAAGGAAGTAGCAATGCACATCGGATTGCAGTCCTTGAAGAAGGGATGAAATTTCAAAGTATTGGCATTCCGCCAGAACAAGCACAGTTCCTCGAAACGAGAAAATTCCAAACGGAAGAGATTTGTAGAATCTTTCGGGTTCCACCTCACCTTGTAGCCAATTTGGATAAAGCGACCTTTAGCAATATTGAACACCAGTCTATTAGTTTCATAGATAACACCATCATGCCCTGGGTGACAAGAATTGAACAGTCCATGAAGAAGGCTCTGTTAAGTGAAACCGATAAGAAAGAGTACTTTATCAAGTTTAATCTGAATGGACGACTCCGAGGAGATGCAGGTTCAAGGGCTCAATTCTATCAAATTATGAGACAAAACGGGGTAATGTCAGCCAATGATATCCGAGAACTTGAAGAAATGAACCTGATCCCAGAAGAACAGGGTGGATCGAAATATTTAGTGAACGGGAATTTTGTTGATATGTCAAAAGCCGGAGCATGGACAGAAAAATATGAGGAGGGATAA
- a CDS encoding head maturation protease, ClpP-related, with the protein MKKFWNWVKNEDGRTLHLDGVIAEESWFGDEVTPKQFKSELNNDGGNITVWINSPGGDVFAASQIYNMLMDYKGDVTVKIDGIAASAASVIAMAGGEVHMSPVSMMMIHNPMTIAFGDTAEMKKAIQMLSEVKESIINAYELKTGLSRTKLSHMMDDESWFNSKKAVELGFADEIMFQEESEQDSSDEGIIYNKMAVVNSFLHKLPQKKTGTDIAVLDKRLDLLKF; encoded by the coding sequence ATGAAGAAGTTTTGGAATTGGGTCAAGAATGAAGACGGCAGGACACTTCATCTGGATGGAGTCATTGCTGAAGAATCATGGTTTGGCGATGAAGTAACACCGAAACAGTTTAAATCAGAGCTAAACAATGATGGTGGGAATATCACTGTTTGGATTAATTCACCAGGTGGCGACGTTTTTGCAGCGAGTCAAATTTACAACATGCTCATGGATTACAAAGGGGATGTGACCGTAAAGATTGACGGAATTGCTGCAAGTGCTGCCTCAGTGATTGCGATGGCAGGTGGGGAAGTTCACATGTCACCTGTCTCCATGATGATGATTCATAATCCGATGACCATTGCCTTTGGGGATACAGCTGAAATGAAGAAAGCGATCCAGATGTTGAGTGAAGTAAAAGAAAGCATTATCAATGCTTATGAACTGAAGACAGGTCTTTCAAGGACCAAGCTCTCGCACATGATGGATGATGAAAGTTGGTTTAATTCCAAAAAAGCGGTGGAGCTTGGCTTTGCCGATGAGATTATGTTCCAAGAAGAAAGTGAACAGGACTCATCGGATGAAGGGATTATTTACAACAAAATGGCGGTTGTGAATTCCTTTTTACACAAGCTGCCACAAAAGAAAACAGGAACTGATATCGCTGTATTAGACAAAAGGCTAGACCTTTTAAAATTTTAA
- a CDS encoding head fiber protein, with translation MSNVKNYTEQGGEKTVIGGTLEITPTGKLSFDGTGVRPADTQGDSNAVDVASLVTDFNALLAKLKAAGLMNTE, from the coding sequence ATGAGTAATGTTAAAAACTATACTGAACAAGGCGGAGAGAAAACGGTTATTGGTGGAACTTTAGAGATTACTCCAACTGGAAAGCTGTCCTTTGATGGAACGGGAGTACGACCAGCTGATACCCAAGGAGATAGTAATGCTGTAGATGTTGCTAGTCTTGTTACAGACTTTAATGCTCTACTAGCAAAACTAAAAGCAGCGGGTCTAATGAACACTGAATGA
- a CDS encoding phage terminase small subunit P27 family encodes MAQRGRKPKPTALKALEGNPGKRDLNQKEPKPEKKAPRCPSWLEPEAKKEWRRMVKQLEQLGILTEVDMAAFAGYCQAYARWKEAEEFITKHGTIVKTPSGYWQQVPQVSIAQSYLKIMNKFCEQFGLTPSSRTRIVADKPSDSEDPMEFMLFQGGGKGV; translated from the coding sequence GTGGCTCAACGTGGAAGGAAACCAAAGCCAACTGCACTGAAGGCATTAGAAGGCAACCCAGGGAAGCGAGATCTGAATCAGAAGGAACCGAAGCCTGAAAAGAAAGCACCAAGATGCCCATCATGGTTGGAACCTGAGGCCAAGAAAGAGTGGCGAAGAATGGTCAAACAACTAGAGCAGTTAGGAATCCTGACTGAAGTAGATATGGCTGCCTTTGCTGGATATTGCCAAGCCTATGCAAGATGGAAAGAAGCAGAAGAGTTTATCACCAAGCATGGAACCATTGTCAAAACCCCTTCAGGATATTGGCAACAGGTGCCGCAGGTTTCCATTGCCCAGAGCTATTTAAAAATTATGAATAAGTTCTGTGAGCAGTTTGGATTAACTCCTTCATCACGGACTAGAATTGTGGCGGATAAACCAAGCGATTCAGAAGACCCAATGGAATTTATGCTCTTTCAAGGTGGTGGTAAGGGTGTATGA
- a CDS encoding head-tail adaptor protein, whose translation MSLGKMNVTIEIYKEESTKDAEGFVTKDEQLLTSMRAYKENRHGSEAWKNRASFSEASSLFRFRKPRGLELTTDLILRCNDERYNILSVEDIKERGMYVEVLAENISGSKG comes from the coding sequence ATGAGTTTGGGGAAAATGAATGTCACGATTGAAATTTATAAAGAGGAATCTACTAAAGATGCTGAGGGCTTTGTTACGAAAGATGAACAACTTCTAACTTCGATGAGAGCATATAAAGAGAATCGTCATGGAAGTGAAGCCTGGAAAAATAGGGCTAGCTTTTCAGAGGCTAGTTCTCTTTTTCGTTTTAGAAAACCTCGAGGATTAGAGCTAACCACGGATTTAATCCTTCGCTGTAACGATGAGCGATATAACATATTAAGTGTTGAAGATATTAAAGAGCGGGGCATGTATGTAGAAGTGTTAGCAGAGAACATCTCTGGGTCAAAGGGGTGA